A genomic window from Bacillus rossius redtenbacheri isolate Brsri chromosome 7, Brsri_v3, whole genome shotgun sequence includes:
- the LOC134533689 gene encoding zinc finger protein Noc, translating to MVVLEGGGGMLTTGSNQYLQPDYLSPLPTTLDAKKSPLALLAQTCSQIGADSPSAKPLIPALEKPSKKSGGGGDAASSPPAHKADKAPAPPPRASPPEPRLAFKPYEANVLTKKSPEPRPPSKANSAHNDEDKKSSPPSRASSRKSASPQATTPAPADKAPPAADKPASPIVRSGLEVLQGHPKDLPLGASPSYKPLGLGALCSGCPPGLDPANPAFRPPFAGAFSHHHAAMLAAAGYPTAPAATPYVSYARVKTASGGEALVPVCKDPYCAGCQFSVHHQQLAAASCPSGCTQCDHQKYGLAAALSGLVPPPLGYPHLARPYVCNWIAGDSYCGKRFAASDELLQHLRTHTSLSADAAAAAAAAAASPMSLLAPHSFLHRAYPNPPLSPLSASRYHPYSKPGLPASLAASPFSAFNPTALGPYYSPYSLYGQRIGAAVHQ from the exons ATGGTGGTTCTGGAAGGTGGTGGAGGTATGCTCACCACAGGAAGCAATCAGTACCTCCAACCTGATTACCTCTCGCCGCTGCCTACCACG CTGGACGCGAAGAAGTCGCCGCTGGCCCTGCTGGCGCAGACCTGCAGCCAGATAGGCGCCGACTCGCCCAGCGCCAAGCCGCTCATCCCGGCGCTGGAGAAGCCCAGCAAGAAGTCCGGCGGGGGCGGGGACGCCGCCTCCTCGCCGCCAGCGCACAAGGCGGACAAGGCGCCCGCGCCGCCGCCACGCGCCAGCCCCCCCGAGCCGCGGCTGGCCTTCAAGCCCTACGAGGCCAACGTGCTGACGAAGAAGTCGCCCGAGCCGCGGCCGCCGTCCAAGGCCAACTCGGCGCACAACGACGAGGACAAGAAGTCGTCGCCGCCGTCGCGCGCGTCCAGCCGCAAGTCGGCGTCGCCCCAGGCCACGACGCCGGCGCCCGCCGACAAGGCGCCGCCCGCCGCCGACAAGCCCGCCTCGCCCATCGTGCGCTCGGGGCTCGAGGTGCTGCAGGGACACCCCAAGGACCTGCCGCTGGGCGCCTCGCCGTCCTACAAGCCCCTGGGGCTGGGCGCGCTCTGCTCGGGCTGTCCCCCGGGCCTGGACCCCGCCAACCCCGCCTTCCGGCCGCCCTTCGCCGGCGCCTTCTCGCACCACCACGCCGCCATGCTGGCCGCCGCCGGCTACCCCACCGCCCCCGCCGCCACGCCCTACGTCAGCTACGCGCGCGTCAAGACGGCGTCCGGCGGCGAGGCGCTGGTGCCCGTGTGCAAGGACCCGTACTGCGCCGGCTGCCAGTTCAGCGTGCACCACCAGCAGCTGGCCGCCGCCTCCTGCCCCAGCGGCTGCACGCAGTGCGACCACCAGAAGTACGGCCTGGCCGCCGCGCTGTCGGGCCTCGTGCCGCCGCCGCTCGGCTACCCGCACCTCGCCCGCCCCTACGTCTGCAACTGGATCGCCGGCGACTCGTACTGCGGCAAGCGCTTCGCCGCCTCCGACGAGCTGCTGCAGCACCTGCGCACGCACACCAGCCTCTCGGCGGACGCCGCCGccgctgccgccgccgccgccgcctcgccCATGTCGCTGCTGGCGCCGCACTCGTTCCTGCACCGCGCCTACCCCAACCCGCCGCTCAGCCCGCTGTCGGCGTCCAGGTACCACCCGTACTCCAAGCCCGGCCTGCCGGCGTCCCTGGCCGCGTCTCCCTTCAGCGCCTTCAACCCCACCGCGCTGGGGCCGTACTACTCGCCCTACTCGCTGTACGGCCAGCGCATAGGCGCCGCGGTGCACCAGTAG